The Bacillus sp. Y1 genome includes the window TTTCACGTCGTATTAATGGATTTTGGAAATAAGAAGTCGATTCAACAATCGTTGTTAAATAGAGGCTGCAAGGTAACAACTGTTCCTTACAATAGCTCATATGAAGAAATTAAAAAGCTAAATCCGGATGGCATTTTATTATCCAATGGTCCTGGAGACCCGAAGCATCTCAAACATTTATTGCCTAACATCTCTAAGGTCATTAAAGCGTATCCGACCCTGGGAATTTGTTTAGGTCACCAACTAGCAGGTTTAGCTTTAGGAGCAGATACAAAGAAATTATTGTTTGGACATCGTGGTGCTAATCATCCAGTAATGGATAAGGAAACGAAGACTGTATTTATGACCTCTCAGAATCATAGCTATTACGTTGATGAAAAAAGCTTAGCTGGCACGGGTCTTAAAACTCGATTTTATAATTTACATGATTCAACGATTGAAGGATTTTACCACGAAAGCTATCAGTTAATAACGACACAATTTCATCCTGAAGCAAACCCAGGTCCTTCGGAGGGTGAATATATTTTTGACGAATTTTTACAATTA containing:
- a CDS encoding carbamoyl phosphate synthase small subunit; translation: MKAYVHLKSGDTFEGKWVVKTDNEPVSGEIVFYTGMTGYQEVLTDPSYKDQIIVFTYPLIGNYGINLEDFESKKPHVAGVIVYEACMNNSHYQAKYSLSEYLQKWGIPLIEHVDTREVVKQIRNEGSMPVVINKDSDKPQSFELGDMEKVSKVSSTEISTEGNEGDFHVVLMDFGNKKSIQQSLLNRGCKVTTVPYNSSYEEIKKLNPDGILLSNGPGDPKHLKHLLPNISKVIKAYPTLGICLGHQLAGLALGADTKKLLFGHRGANHPVMDKETKTVFMTSQNHSYYVDEKSLAGTGLKTRFYNLHDSTIEGFYHESYQLITTQFHPEANPGPSEGEYIFDEFLQLIKENNGSQVAYA